A stretch of Monomorium pharaonis isolate MP-MQ-018 chromosome 7, ASM1337386v2, whole genome shotgun sequence DNA encodes these proteins:
- the LOC105832527 gene encoding NADH dehydrogenase [ubiquinone] 1 alpha subcomplex assembly factor 2 isoform X2 yields the protein MTIVTMAKERGVLRILWNSFVSSLKPRFARRKLIGKDYYGTKYYEEEILSSARKRPPRYFVPVNKDDFEQELPAEWEAWLRYRRKEPPTQEEIEKNYQLAMTKKNATKRLQGNCSKSEDNADLPVSSTSQAANPGNFPVYEDYKGFGNNYKPKDSYK from the exons ATG ACTATAGTGACCATGGCCAAGGAACGCGGTGTCCTGAGGATACTCTGGAATAGTTTCGTATCTTCGCTGAAGCCCCGCTTCGCTCGCCGCAAGTTGATCGGAAAGGATTACTACGGTACAAAGTACTACGAGGAGGAGATTCTATCATCTGCTCGGAAAAGGCCACCGCGATATTTCGTGCCAGTGAACAAGGACGATTTTGAGCAGGAGTTACCTGCGGAATGGGAGGCTTGGTTGAGATATCGGCGGAAAGAGCCACCTACACAGGAggaaatagagaaaaattatcaattggCAATGACCAAAAAGAATGCGACAAAACGTTTGCAGGGAAACTGTTCTAAAAGCGAGGACAATGCAGATCTTCCAGTTTCGTCCACCTCCCAGGCAGCTAATCCAGGAAATTTTCCAGTTTATGAAGATTATAAGGGTTTTGGTAATAATTACAAACCAAAGGATTCGTACAAATAA
- the LOC105832527 gene encoding NADH dehydrogenase [ubiquinone] 1 alpha subcomplex assembly factor 2 isoform X1, whose translation MKIDTCLSNVQTIVTMAKERGVLRILWNSFVSSLKPRFARRKLIGKDYYGTKYYEEEILSSARKRPPRYFVPVNKDDFEQELPAEWEAWLRYRRKEPPTQEEIEKNYQLAMTKKNATKRLQGNCSKSEDNADLPVSSTSQAANPGNFPVYEDYKGFGNNYKPKDSYK comes from the exons atgaagatagacacatgcttatcTAATG TACAGACTATAGTGACCATGGCCAAGGAACGCGGTGTCCTGAGGATACTCTGGAATAGTTTCGTATCTTCGCTGAAGCCCCGCTTCGCTCGCCGCAAGTTGATCGGAAAGGATTACTACGGTACAAAGTACTACGAGGAGGAGATTCTATCATCTGCTCGGAAAAGGCCACCGCGATATTTCGTGCCAGTGAACAAGGACGATTTTGAGCAGGAGTTACCTGCGGAATGGGAGGCTTGGTTGAGATATCGGCGGAAAGAGCCACCTACACAGGAggaaatagagaaaaattatcaattggCAATGACCAAAAAGAATGCGACAAAACGTTTGCAGGGAAACTGTTCTAAAAGCGAGGACAATGCAGATCTTCCAGTTTCGTCCACCTCCCAGGCAGCTAATCCAGGAAATTTTCCAGTTTATGAAGATTATAAGGGTTTTGGTAATAATTACAAACCAAAGGATTCGTACAAATAA
- the LOC105832527 gene encoding NADH dehydrogenase [ubiquinone] 1 alpha subcomplex assembly factor 2 isoform X3: protein MAKERGVLRILWNSFVSSLKPRFARRKLIGKDYYGTKYYEEEILSSARKRPPRYFVPVNKDDFEQELPAEWEAWLRYRRKEPPTQEEIEKNYQLAMTKKNATKRLQGNCSKSEDNADLPVSSTSQAANPGNFPVYEDYKGFGNNYKPKDSYK from the coding sequence ATGGCCAAGGAACGCGGTGTCCTGAGGATACTCTGGAATAGTTTCGTATCTTCGCTGAAGCCCCGCTTCGCTCGCCGCAAGTTGATCGGAAAGGATTACTACGGTACAAAGTACTACGAGGAGGAGATTCTATCATCTGCTCGGAAAAGGCCACCGCGATATTTCGTGCCAGTGAACAAGGACGATTTTGAGCAGGAGTTACCTGCGGAATGGGAGGCTTGGTTGAGATATCGGCGGAAAGAGCCACCTACACAGGAggaaatagagaaaaattatcaattggCAATGACCAAAAAGAATGCGACAAAACGTTTGCAGGGAAACTGTTCTAAAAGCGAGGACAATGCAGATCTTCCAGTTTCGTCCACCTCCCAGGCAGCTAATCCAGGAAATTTTCCAGTTTATGAAGATTATAAGGGTTTTGGTAATAATTACAAACCAAAGGATTCGTACAAATAA
- the LOC105832529 gene encoding poly(U)-binding-splicing factor half pint isoform X2 — translation MNGTMAMAPPSQNSGEPPAKKTKVEGSTSEFLPGPIYDLNQIGQVIAGPGAKYPTLPGILGAGLPKISSEQQDTVNRAKKYAMEQSIKMVLMKQTLAHQQQQMASQRNQVQRQQALALMCRVYVGSISFELKEDTIRQAFLPFGPIKSINMSWDPVTQKHKGFAFVEYEIPEAAQLALEQMNGVMIGGRNIKVVGRPSNMPQAQSVIDEITEESKHYNRIYIASIHQDLTEDDIKSVFEAFGPITYCKLAQGSSPHRHKGYGFIEYETMQAALEAIASMNLFDLGGQYLRVGRAITPPNALMGPPSGTSMMPTAAAVAAAAATAKIQAMDAVASNAVALGLTKLGAAASPILNQTLPGVVRPTIAPATIMAPPTVVTVAPVIPPPGIAIPQTLTRPPAIIQPIPGQPVVIPPPAVVTPTIVGTPVIPVTTTANSDIMRRAQEQAAHQKQQEELQKKLLEETEPQTLQQQENMSIKGQSARHLVMQKLMRKVESRVVILRNMVAPEDVDETLQEEIQDECSKFGVVVRVIIYKERQSEDDENAEVIVKIFVEFAEMNEAERARDSLNGRYFGGRLVKGELYDQALFDNSDFSG, via the exons ATGAACGGAACGATGGCCATG GCACCACCGTCACAAAATAGTGGAGAACCACCAGCGAAGAAGACCAAAGTGGAAG gAAGTACATCAGAGTTCTTACCAGGCCCCATATATGATCTTAATCAAATTGGACAAGTCATTGCTg gACCTGGTGCAAAATACCCGACACTGCCTGGAATATTAGGAGCTGGTCTACCGAAAATTTCGTCCGAGCAACAAGATACAGTAAATAGGGCGAAGAAATATGCGATGGAACAAAGCATCAAGATGGTCCTCATGAAGCAGACCTTGGCCCATCAACAACAG CAAATGGCTAGTCAACGGAATCAGGTGCAAAGACAGCAGGCTCTCGCTCTCATGTGCAG GGTTTATGTGGGCAGCATCAGTTTTGAACTAAAAGAAGACACGATTAGGCAAGCTTTCTTGCCGTTCGGACCAATCAAATCCATCAATATGTCTTGGGATCCCGTTACGCAGAAACACAAGGGCTTCGCCTTTGTCGAATATGAGATACCTGAGGCCGCGCAACTTGCTTTGGAGCAAATGAACGGTGTCATGATCGGTGGCCGCAACATCAAG GTCGTGGGACGTCCATCTAATATGCCACAGGCGCAATCAGTGATCGACGAAATTACCGAGGAGAGCAAGCATTATAATCGTATTTACATTGCTTCGATACACCAGGATTTGACGGAGGATGACATCAAGTCTGTTTTTGAGGCGTTCGGACCAATCACGTATTGTAAACTCGCGCAAGGTAGTTCACCGCACCGACACAAAGGCTACGGTTTCATAGAATACGAGACGATGCAGGCTGCGCTAGAGGCCATTGCCTCCATGAACTTGTTTGATCTGGGCGGTCAATATCTAAGAGTGGGCAGAGCGATAACGCCGCCAAACGCACTCATGGGACCACCTAGTGGTACCAGCATGATGCCTACCGCGGCCGCAGTGgctgcagcagcagcaacagcaaagATTCAGGCGATGGACGCAGTTGCCAGTAACGCAGTCGCGTTAGGACTCACTAAACTTGGAGCCGCTGCATCACCAATCCTCaatcaaa CGCTTCCTGGTGTGGTACGACCTACCATAGCACCCGCAACAATAATGGCACCACCGACGGTAGTAACGGTGGCGCCAGTGATACCGCCACCCGGTATAGCCATACCGCAAACTTTAACACGACCACCCGCTATTATTCAACCAATTCCTGGCCAACCGGTTGTCATACCACCTCCCGCTGTAGTAACGCCTACGATTGTTGGCACACCAGTT ATACCGGTTACAACAACTGCAAATTCCGATATTATGAGGCGAGCGCAGGAACAGGCGGCTCATCAAAAGCAACAGgaagaattacaaaagaaacttttagagGAAACGGAACCGCAGACGTTGCAACAACAGGAAAATATGTCAATCAAGGGACAGAGCGCGCGTCATCTCGTAATGCAGAAGCTTATGCGTAAAGTCGAGTCCAGAGTcgttattttaagaaatatggTGGCACCAGAGGATGTAGATGAAACCTTACAGGAGGAAATCCAGGATGAGTGCTCTAAGTTCGGTGTGGTTGTAagagttattatttataaggaAAGACAATCCGAGGACGACGAGAACGCGGAAgtcattgtaaaaatattcgtCGAATTCGCCGAGATGAATG aaGCGGAACGCGCAAGGGATTCCCTAAACGGTCGTTATTTCGGCGGACGATTGGTTAAGGGAGAACTGTACGATCAAGCTTTGTTTGATAATAGTGATTTTTCTGGTTGA
- the LOC105832529 gene encoding poly(U)-binding-splicing factor half pint isoform X3, with product MEQSIKMVLMKQTLAHQQQQMASQRNQVQRQQALALMCRVYVGSISFELKEDTIRQAFLPFGPIKSINMSWDPVTQKHKGFAFVEYEIPEAAQLALEQMNGVMIGGRNIKVVGRPSNMPQAQSVIDEITEESKHYNRIYIASIHQDLTEDDIKSVFEAFGPITYCKLAQGSSPHRHKGYGFIEYETMQAALEAIASMNLFDLGGQYLRVGRAITPPNALMGPPSGTSMMPTAAAVAAAAATAKIQAMDAVASNAVALGLTKLGAAASPILNQTLPGVVRPTIAPATIMAPPTVVTVAPVIPPPGIAIPQTLTRPPAIIQPIPGQPVVIPPPAVVTPTIVGTPVIPVTTTANSDIMRRAQEQAAHQKQQEELQKKLLEETEPQTLQQQENMSIKGQSARHLVMQKLMRKVESRVVILRNMVAPEDVDETLQEEIQDECSKFGVVVRVIIYKERQSEDDENAEVIVKIFVEFAEMNEAERARDSLNGRYFGGRLVKGELYDQALFDNSDFSG from the exons ATGGAACAAAGCATCAAGATGGTCCTCATGAAGCAGACCTTGGCCCATCAACAACAG CAAATGGCTAGTCAACGGAATCAGGTGCAAAGACAGCAGGCTCTCGCTCTCATGTGCAG GGTTTATGTGGGCAGCATCAGTTTTGAACTAAAAGAAGACACGATTAGGCAAGCTTTCTTGCCGTTCGGACCAATCAAATCCATCAATATGTCTTGGGATCCCGTTACGCAGAAACACAAGGGCTTCGCCTTTGTCGAATATGAGATACCTGAGGCCGCGCAACTTGCTTTGGAGCAAATGAACGGTGTCATGATCGGTGGCCGCAACATCAAG GTCGTGGGACGTCCATCTAATATGCCACAGGCGCAATCAGTGATCGACGAAATTACCGAGGAGAGCAAGCATTATAATCGTATTTACATTGCTTCGATACACCAGGATTTGACGGAGGATGACATCAAGTCTGTTTTTGAGGCGTTCGGACCAATCACGTATTGTAAACTCGCGCAAGGTAGTTCACCGCACCGACACAAAGGCTACGGTTTCATAGAATACGAGACGATGCAGGCTGCGCTAGAGGCCATTGCCTCCATGAACTTGTTTGATCTGGGCGGTCAATATCTAAGAGTGGGCAGAGCGATAACGCCGCCAAACGCACTCATGGGACCACCTAGTGGTACCAGCATGATGCCTACCGCGGCCGCAGTGgctgcagcagcagcaacagcaaagATTCAGGCGATGGACGCAGTTGCCAGTAACGCAGTCGCGTTAGGACTCACTAAACTTGGAGCCGCTGCATCACCAATCCTCaatcaaa CGCTTCCTGGTGTGGTACGACCTACCATAGCACCCGCAACAATAATGGCACCACCGACGGTAGTAACGGTGGCGCCAGTGATACCGCCACCCGGTATAGCCATACCGCAAACTTTAACACGACCACCCGCTATTATTCAACCAATTCCTGGCCAACCGGTTGTCATACCACCTCCCGCTGTAGTAACGCCTACGATTGTTGGCACACCAGTT ATACCGGTTACAACAACTGCAAATTCCGATATTATGAGGCGAGCGCAGGAACAGGCGGCTCATCAAAAGCAACAGgaagaattacaaaagaaacttttagagGAAACGGAACCGCAGACGTTGCAACAACAGGAAAATATGTCAATCAAGGGACAGAGCGCGCGTCATCTCGTAATGCAGAAGCTTATGCGTAAAGTCGAGTCCAGAGTcgttattttaagaaatatggTGGCACCAGAGGATGTAGATGAAACCTTACAGGAGGAAATCCAGGATGAGTGCTCTAAGTTCGGTGTGGTTGTAagagttattatttataaggaAAGACAATCCGAGGACGACGAGAACGCGGAAgtcattgtaaaaatattcgtCGAATTCGCCGAGATGAATG aaGCGGAACGCGCAAGGGATTCCCTAAACGGTCGTTATTTCGGCGGACGATTGGTTAAGGGAGAACTGTACGATCAAGCTTTGTTTGATAATAGTGATTTTTCTGGTTGA
- the LOC105832529 gene encoding poly(U)-binding-splicing factor half pint isoform X1: MNGTMAMVSDAPPSQNSGEPPAKKTKVEGSTSEFLPGPIYDLNQIGQVIAGPGAKYPTLPGILGAGLPKISSEQQDTVNRAKKYAMEQSIKMVLMKQTLAHQQQQMASQRNQVQRQQALALMCRVYVGSISFELKEDTIRQAFLPFGPIKSINMSWDPVTQKHKGFAFVEYEIPEAAQLALEQMNGVMIGGRNIKVVGRPSNMPQAQSVIDEITEESKHYNRIYIASIHQDLTEDDIKSVFEAFGPITYCKLAQGSSPHRHKGYGFIEYETMQAALEAIASMNLFDLGGQYLRVGRAITPPNALMGPPSGTSMMPTAAAVAAAAATAKIQAMDAVASNAVALGLTKLGAAASPILNQTLPGVVRPTIAPATIMAPPTVVTVAPVIPPPGIAIPQTLTRPPAIIQPIPGQPVVIPPPAVVTPTIVGTPVIPVTTTANSDIMRRAQEQAAHQKQQEELQKKLLEETEPQTLQQQENMSIKGQSARHLVMQKLMRKVESRVVILRNMVAPEDVDETLQEEIQDECSKFGVVVRVIIYKERQSEDDENAEVIVKIFVEFAEMNEAERARDSLNGRYFGGRLVKGELYDQALFDNSDFSG, encoded by the exons ATGAACGGAACGATGGCCATGGTGAGCGAC GCACCACCGTCACAAAATAGTGGAGAACCACCAGCGAAGAAGACCAAAGTGGAAG gAAGTACATCAGAGTTCTTACCAGGCCCCATATATGATCTTAATCAAATTGGACAAGTCATTGCTg gACCTGGTGCAAAATACCCGACACTGCCTGGAATATTAGGAGCTGGTCTACCGAAAATTTCGTCCGAGCAACAAGATACAGTAAATAGGGCGAAGAAATATGCGATGGAACAAAGCATCAAGATGGTCCTCATGAAGCAGACCTTGGCCCATCAACAACAG CAAATGGCTAGTCAACGGAATCAGGTGCAAAGACAGCAGGCTCTCGCTCTCATGTGCAG GGTTTATGTGGGCAGCATCAGTTTTGAACTAAAAGAAGACACGATTAGGCAAGCTTTCTTGCCGTTCGGACCAATCAAATCCATCAATATGTCTTGGGATCCCGTTACGCAGAAACACAAGGGCTTCGCCTTTGTCGAATATGAGATACCTGAGGCCGCGCAACTTGCTTTGGAGCAAATGAACGGTGTCATGATCGGTGGCCGCAACATCAAG GTCGTGGGACGTCCATCTAATATGCCACAGGCGCAATCAGTGATCGACGAAATTACCGAGGAGAGCAAGCATTATAATCGTATTTACATTGCTTCGATACACCAGGATTTGACGGAGGATGACATCAAGTCTGTTTTTGAGGCGTTCGGACCAATCACGTATTGTAAACTCGCGCAAGGTAGTTCACCGCACCGACACAAAGGCTACGGTTTCATAGAATACGAGACGATGCAGGCTGCGCTAGAGGCCATTGCCTCCATGAACTTGTTTGATCTGGGCGGTCAATATCTAAGAGTGGGCAGAGCGATAACGCCGCCAAACGCACTCATGGGACCACCTAGTGGTACCAGCATGATGCCTACCGCGGCCGCAGTGgctgcagcagcagcaacagcaaagATTCAGGCGATGGACGCAGTTGCCAGTAACGCAGTCGCGTTAGGACTCACTAAACTTGGAGCCGCTGCATCACCAATCCTCaatcaaa CGCTTCCTGGTGTGGTACGACCTACCATAGCACCCGCAACAATAATGGCACCACCGACGGTAGTAACGGTGGCGCCAGTGATACCGCCACCCGGTATAGCCATACCGCAAACTTTAACACGACCACCCGCTATTATTCAACCAATTCCTGGCCAACCGGTTGTCATACCACCTCCCGCTGTAGTAACGCCTACGATTGTTGGCACACCAGTT ATACCGGTTACAACAACTGCAAATTCCGATATTATGAGGCGAGCGCAGGAACAGGCGGCTCATCAAAAGCAACAGgaagaattacaaaagaaacttttagagGAAACGGAACCGCAGACGTTGCAACAACAGGAAAATATGTCAATCAAGGGACAGAGCGCGCGTCATCTCGTAATGCAGAAGCTTATGCGTAAAGTCGAGTCCAGAGTcgttattttaagaaatatggTGGCACCAGAGGATGTAGATGAAACCTTACAGGAGGAAATCCAGGATGAGTGCTCTAAGTTCGGTGTGGTTGTAagagttattatttataaggaAAGACAATCCGAGGACGACGAGAACGCGGAAgtcattgtaaaaatattcgtCGAATTCGCCGAGATGAATG aaGCGGAACGCGCAAGGGATTCCCTAAACGGTCGTTATTTCGGCGGACGATTGGTTAAGGGAGAACTGTACGATCAAGCTTTGTTTGATAATAGTGATTTTTCTGGTTGA
- the LOC105832529 gene encoding poly(U)-binding-splicing factor half pint isoform X4 translates to MASQRNQVQRQQALALMCRVYVGSISFELKEDTIRQAFLPFGPIKSINMSWDPVTQKHKGFAFVEYEIPEAAQLALEQMNGVMIGGRNIKVVGRPSNMPQAQSVIDEITEESKHYNRIYIASIHQDLTEDDIKSVFEAFGPITYCKLAQGSSPHRHKGYGFIEYETMQAALEAIASMNLFDLGGQYLRVGRAITPPNALMGPPSGTSMMPTAAAVAAAAATAKIQAMDAVASNAVALGLTKLGAAASPILNQTLPGVVRPTIAPATIMAPPTVVTVAPVIPPPGIAIPQTLTRPPAIIQPIPGQPVVIPPPAVVTPTIVGTPVIPVTTTANSDIMRRAQEQAAHQKQQEELQKKLLEETEPQTLQQQENMSIKGQSARHLVMQKLMRKVESRVVILRNMVAPEDVDETLQEEIQDECSKFGVVVRVIIYKERQSEDDENAEVIVKIFVEFAEMNEAERARDSLNGRYFGGRLVKGELYDQALFDNSDFSG, encoded by the exons ATGGCTAGTCAACGGAATCAGGTGCAAAGACAGCAGGCTCTCGCTCTCATGTGCAG GGTTTATGTGGGCAGCATCAGTTTTGAACTAAAAGAAGACACGATTAGGCAAGCTTTCTTGCCGTTCGGACCAATCAAATCCATCAATATGTCTTGGGATCCCGTTACGCAGAAACACAAGGGCTTCGCCTTTGTCGAATATGAGATACCTGAGGCCGCGCAACTTGCTTTGGAGCAAATGAACGGTGTCATGATCGGTGGCCGCAACATCAAG GTCGTGGGACGTCCATCTAATATGCCACAGGCGCAATCAGTGATCGACGAAATTACCGAGGAGAGCAAGCATTATAATCGTATTTACATTGCTTCGATACACCAGGATTTGACGGAGGATGACATCAAGTCTGTTTTTGAGGCGTTCGGACCAATCACGTATTGTAAACTCGCGCAAGGTAGTTCACCGCACCGACACAAAGGCTACGGTTTCATAGAATACGAGACGATGCAGGCTGCGCTAGAGGCCATTGCCTCCATGAACTTGTTTGATCTGGGCGGTCAATATCTAAGAGTGGGCAGAGCGATAACGCCGCCAAACGCACTCATGGGACCACCTAGTGGTACCAGCATGATGCCTACCGCGGCCGCAGTGgctgcagcagcagcaacagcaaagATTCAGGCGATGGACGCAGTTGCCAGTAACGCAGTCGCGTTAGGACTCACTAAACTTGGAGCCGCTGCATCACCAATCCTCaatcaaa CGCTTCCTGGTGTGGTACGACCTACCATAGCACCCGCAACAATAATGGCACCACCGACGGTAGTAACGGTGGCGCCAGTGATACCGCCACCCGGTATAGCCATACCGCAAACTTTAACACGACCACCCGCTATTATTCAACCAATTCCTGGCCAACCGGTTGTCATACCACCTCCCGCTGTAGTAACGCCTACGATTGTTGGCACACCAGTT ATACCGGTTACAACAACTGCAAATTCCGATATTATGAGGCGAGCGCAGGAACAGGCGGCTCATCAAAAGCAACAGgaagaattacaaaagaaacttttagagGAAACGGAACCGCAGACGTTGCAACAACAGGAAAATATGTCAATCAAGGGACAGAGCGCGCGTCATCTCGTAATGCAGAAGCTTATGCGTAAAGTCGAGTCCAGAGTcgttattttaagaaatatggTGGCACCAGAGGATGTAGATGAAACCTTACAGGAGGAAATCCAGGATGAGTGCTCTAAGTTCGGTGTGGTTGTAagagttattatttataaggaAAGACAATCCGAGGACGACGAGAACGCGGAAgtcattgtaaaaatattcgtCGAATTCGCCGAGATGAATG aaGCGGAACGCGCAAGGGATTCCCTAAACGGTCGTTATTTCGGCGGACGATTGGTTAAGGGAGAACTGTACGATCAAGCTTTGTTTGATAATAGTGATTTTTCTGGTTGA
- the LOC105832530 gene encoding SET and MYND domain-containing protein 5, which yields MMDDEVMADKGFFIKLVNDEKGKGLFSNRPFKEGDVILEERPMVCCQFLWNSEFGYLACDHCLRPLETAEENVRRLTGNSSFVVPHKECCEVNKNLITECPLCGVKYCSIECQNEAFQRYHSALCLQVKVKDESQPLNQLCETWKQMHYPPESASIMLLARMVAVVNQANDKEEALAMFSQFCHRTVSNDTHEIVHYLLGEKFVGQIDTLQQMMKEALNTEYTSHWFTPDGFRSLLALVGTNGQGIGTSSFSRWVKNVSALELPKDERIYIDKLIEKIYDAMDEAVGPFLNNEGSGLYILQSSVNHSCVPNAVVEFPYSNNTLVLKAIRDIKAGEEICTSYLDECQLERSRHSRQQALSSLYLFVCHCDKCQAQANDPDVTSDEEESDED from the exons ATGATGGATGACGAGGTTATGGCCGATAAGGGCTTCTTCATCAAACTGGTGAATGACGAGAAG GGTAAAGGACTGTTCTCCAACCGCCCTTTTAAGGAGGGCGATGTGATTCTCGAGGAGAGACCCATGGTCTGCTGTCAGTTCCTGTGGAACTCTGAGTTTGGTTATCTGGCATGCGATCACTGCCTGCGGCCGCTAGAAACCGCGGAGGAAAACGTCCGCAGGCTGACTGGTAACTCAAGCTTTGTTGTGCCGCACAAGGAGTGTTGCGAAGTAAATAAGAACTTGATAACTGAGTGTCCACTGTGCGGGGTCAAGTATTGCAGCATTGAATGCCAGAATGAGGCATTTCAGAG gtACCACAGTGCGTTATGCCTACAAGTGAAAGTCAAGGATGAGAGCCAGCCTCTCAATCAATTATGCGAAACGTGGAAACAAATGCATTACCCACCCGAAAGTGCATCGATCATGCTGTTAGCAAGGATGGTTGCTGTAGTTAATCAAGCGAACGACAAGGAGGAGGCTTTAGCAATGTTTTCACAGTTTTGTCATCGTACAGTTTCCAACGACACTCATGAAATTGTGCACTATCTGCTAGGGGAAAAGTTTGTGGGCCAAATTGATACCCTTCAGCAAATGATGAAAGAGGCTCTTAACACTGAGTATACTTCACAC TGGTTTACGCCGGACGGTTTTAGAAGTCTATTAGCTTTAGTAGGAACGAATGGTCAAGGAATCGGCACTAGTTCATTTAGCCGCTGGGTGAAGAATGTTTCCGCTTTAGAGTTACCTAAAGACGAAAGAATCTACATTGACAAGTTGATAGAGAAAATTTACGACGCCATGGACGAAG CGGTAGGTCCGTTTTTAAATAACGAAGGGTCTGGGCTCTACATTCTACAATCGTCAGTGAATCATAGCTGTGTACCTAATGCAGTTGTTGAATTTCCTTATTCGAATAATACTTTAGTATTAAAAGCAATACGCGATATAAAAGCCGGTGAAGAGATCTGTACGAGTTATCTCGACGAATGCCAGCTCGAGAGAAGTAGACATTCCAGGCAACAGGCGTTGAGCTCTTTGTATCTGTTCGTCTGTCACTGCGACAAGTGTCAAGCACAAGCAAATGATCCCGATGTAACATCCGACGAGGAAGAATCTGATGAAGACTGA
- the LOC105832531 gene encoding uncharacterized protein LOC105832531 produces the protein MQFAVTIMASMLLVKRRLATLIKRFKFEELESAVMPIFPEISWTRVRSKLVKNHKNFTVVNALRVIEDVLEHVDLREKDLWDRLAMLEVIDISRHNKRKIWYGYELTGSNETARLEKRDVQESIKEEFYSNGLNMAVKATMYDNITFIYVKEEKKRRQSSVPTFFALFLGHKYFFCSRKIVPLDYIKVIAISLGYENSKRIKLMGKDLKSLIKLLWFKQQGTLHADYVSQPPVFQPSDPVISNNGVDYTQSNQRKKYAERCFGKDPPTLEVLVIKGPKESIQHDSVASKLPSENSILMNWEFRSRNIARFLTALIEKGAFKPQLPDYISDLMILGKNELRLQTD, from the exons ATGCAATTTGCGGTAACGATTATGG CGTCAATGTTGCTCGTCAAACGTCGCTTAGCCACCTTGATAAAAAGATTCAAGTTCGAGGAGCTGGAGAGCGCTGTGATGCCCATCTTTCCTGAAATTTCCTGGACCCGTGTGAGATCCAAATTGGTTAAGAATCACAAGAATTTCACAGTGGTTAATGCATTGCGCGTTATCGAGGATGTTCTTGAG catGTAGATTTGAGAGAAAAAGACCTGTGGGATAGACTGGCAATGCTAGAGGTGATAG atataagcaggcataacaaaagaaaaatatggtATGGGTACGAATTAACAGGTTCAAACGAAACAGCAAGACTTGAAAAACGAGATGTACAGGAGAGCATCAAAgaggaattttattcaaacggCTTGAATATGGCTGTGAAAGCTACAATGTACGACAATATCACGTTTATATATGTCAAAgaggagaagaagagaagaCAATCCAGCGTTCCAACTTTTTTCGCCTTGTTCCTGggacacaaatattttttttgctcaAGAAAAATTGTACCACTTGACTATATAAAGGTGATAGCTATCAGCCTAGGTTATGAGAATAGCAAAAGAATCAAGCTAATGGGCAAAGACCTCAAGTCTTTAATAAAACTACTATGGTTTAAGCAACAAGGAACTTTACATGCCGATTATGTTAGTCAACCTCCAGTTTTTCAACCATCTGACCCTGTCATTag TAATAATGGTGTAGATTATACGCAAAGCAATCAACGGAAAAAATACGCGGAACGATGTTTCGGCAAAGATCCTCCGACTCTAGAAGTACTTGTTATAAAAGGGCCAAAGGAATCAATACAACATGATAGTGTAGCTTCAAAATTACCTTCGGAAAATAGTATACTTATGAA cTGGGAATTCCGTAGTCGTAACATAGCTAGATTCTTGACTGCCTTAATTGAAAAAGGTGCATTTAAGCCACAATTACCTGATTATATATCTGATCTTATGATATTAGGAAAAAACGAATTAAGACTTCAAACTGACTGA